The following proteins come from a genomic window of Shewanella halifaxensis HAW-EB4:
- a CDS encoding phage integrase, giving the protein MTIRNLKDSSDKPWLCECYPNGREGKRIRKKFATRGEATAFELFTMKKVDDKPWLGEKVDNRRLSELIKRWHDLHGQQLTKPELRLRKLDLICNGMGDPIASKITVNDFANYRQMRLDGEIEDAQGKMNKVKPNTINHEHAYLNAVFSELKKLGEWKLPNPLDGISQFKIEDTELAFLYPEEIPIVLTECANAEYEHLTTIVLICLATGCRWSEAEGLRGSQIAHNRITFVKTKGKKNRTVPIAKELADKIPRARGPLFRPCRKSFERAIKRTKLNFPDRQMTHILRHTFASHFMMNGGNILVLKQILGHSDIKDTMRYAHFAPDHLDDAITKNPIAGLLK; this is encoded by the coding sequence ATGACCATCCGTAACCTAAAAGACAGCAGCGATAAACCTTGGTTATGCGAATGCTATCCCAATGGCCGCGAGGGTAAACGCATTCGAAAGAAGTTTGCCACTCGTGGTGAAGCCACTGCATTTGAGCTGTTCACCATGAAAAAGGTCGATGACAAACCTTGGTTAGGTGAAAAGGTTGATAACCGCCGTTTATCTGAGTTAATCAAACGCTGGCATGATCTTCACGGCCAGCAACTAACTAAGCCAGAGCTGCGGTTACGAAAGCTGGATTTGATTTGCAATGGCATGGGCGACCCGATTGCCAGCAAGATCACCGTGAATGACTTTGCCAATTATCGCCAGATGCGCCTCGATGGTGAAATTGAAGATGCTCAAGGTAAGATGAACAAGGTTAAACCCAACACCATTAACCATGAGCATGCTTATCTCAATGCGGTTTTCTCAGAGCTGAAAAAGTTAGGCGAGTGGAAGCTACCCAACCCACTCGATGGCATATCTCAATTTAAAATTGAAGACACCGAGCTGGCGTTCCTCTACCCAGAAGAGATCCCCATTGTTCTAACCGAATGTGCTAACGCCGAATACGAACACCTCACCACGATTGTGCTGATCTGTTTAGCAACAGGTTGCCGCTGGTCAGAGGCCGAAGGTTTACGCGGCAGTCAAATAGCCCACAACCGCATCACCTTTGTTAAAACCAAAGGTAAGAAGAATCGAACCGTGCCAATAGCGAAAGAATTAGCCGACAAGATACCACGTGCAAGAGGCCCATTATTCAGACCTTGCCGCAAGTCATTTGAACGTGCAATTAAACGCACTAAGTTGAATTTCCCAGACAGACAGATGACCCACATTTTACGCCACACATTTGCCAGCCACTTTATGATGAACGGCGGCAACATTCTGGTACTAAAACAGATACTCGGCCACTCCGATATCAAAGACACCATGCGTTACGCCCACTTCGCACCCGATCACCTGGACGACGCAATCACAAAAAACCCAATAGCAGGACTACTGAAGTGA
- a CDS encoding BRCT domain-containing protein, which translates to MKAFEICFTGFNAVERNELETQAELVGLSVKKNVTKNLHILCIGENAGPSKVDKAREGGSVVIDKSQFVHFADTGELPQATVEQILTLIESRTPIKPKQQKPNDTLLNKDAQPYGRFNQAANIEKAIASLHGILLGITADSKLKPAEHAFLDLWLRTHGEVSDDPDMVDIVDVLNDVLEDGIIDEDEHDDLFCLINDVNDVRGFNEPGSHNQINQLLGLLQGISADNEINEKEIDTLAVWLDENHQILDKWPASVITSKLCEIFEDGIITEDEKKDLLLTVQKVTGNRFCETGDVTDNTTECFDDISEIPHDNIGFCFTGKFKSGSRKTVESKAQSLGAITSKGVLLSTQFVVIGTLASRDWKYLSHGRKIETAMSLKEKGHEIYVISEEQWLKFI; encoded by the coding sequence ATGAAAGCATTTGAGATTTGTTTTACTGGTTTTAACGCTGTTGAACGAAATGAGTTAGAAACACAAGCTGAATTGGTAGGTCTATCGGTCAAAAAAAACGTAACCAAGAACCTTCATATTCTTTGTATTGGTGAGAACGCTGGCCCCAGTAAAGTAGATAAAGCTCGCGAAGGCGGTTCAGTCGTTATCGATAAATCTCAATTTGTACATTTTGCAGATACAGGTGAACTCCCGCAAGCTACAGTCGAACAAATACTAACTCTAATCGAATCCCGAACCCCTATAAAACCTAAGCAACAAAAACCAAATGATACCCTTTTAAACAAGGATGCCCAGCCGTATGGCCGCTTTAATCAAGCTGCTAATATCGAAAAAGCAATTGCTTCACTACATGGCATTTTGTTAGGGATCACTGCCGATAGCAAACTTAAGCCAGCCGAACATGCCTTCCTCGATTTGTGGTTAAGAACTCATGGCGAAGTTTCAGATGATCCAGATATGGTTGATATCGTCGATGTGTTAAATGATGTGTTAGAGGATGGAATTATTGATGAAGATGAACATGATGATTTGTTCTGCTTAATAAATGATGTGAATGATGTACGCGGATTCAATGAACCTGGTAGCCATAACCAGATAAACCAACTACTTGGTCTACTTCAGGGAATTTCAGCTGATAACGAAATCAACGAAAAAGAAATTGATACGCTAGCCGTTTGGTTAGATGAAAACCATCAAATCCTAGATAAGTGGCCTGCTAGTGTCATTACATCAAAACTATGTGAAATTTTTGAAGATGGCATTATCACCGAAGACGAAAAGAAAGACCTGTTGCTAACAGTGCAGAAAGTTACAGGTAATCGTTTCTGCGAAACCGGTGACGTAACAGACAACACTACCGAATGCTTTGACGATATAAGCGAAATCCCACACGACAATATTGGTTTCTGTTTCACTGGTAAGTTTAAATCTGGTAGCCGTAAAACTGTAGAGTCTAAAGCTCAAAGTCTTGGTGCTATTACAAGTAAAGGTGTGTTGCTCTCTACTCAGTTTGTAGTCATTGGTACTCTAGCGAGCCGAGATTGGAAATATCTAAGCCATGGCCGAAAAATTGAAACAGCTATGTCACTTAAAGAGAAAGGACATGAGATTTATGTCATATCTGAAGAACAGTGGTTGAAATTTATTTAA
- a CDS encoding DUF6701 domain-containing protein has product MRYYLLLLLILTDKVIAFELVNDVTYFPSVVQGHHGNSKYSCDGIDSFQFEQNGSSKIYGTLDKDLMFCSNNIGHGLPSNGCDTSLEGYRTCSVTGVDIKGIDLTGENEFKYSSVSDGQIHSCSSGQNVILGLNEQTEFSRVTLYSPCVVTFSSNHSEYRVKDVEMGGGAKIVLSSGDYYFESLTLNRGANIVALGDVRIFVKSKVNITDAKVNESEIDNFILLGYDDINVNGDSYVKGKLYSDKHVYLNGSSFIEGRVTSRYLRMNGNSVINQKKQIQKSHFRISFNSGALSCTSKFISVQACANDNCSSQLTESAFVTLTKNGANYSEETFTGSTSTEVWHPQGGLVTLGLGVTVPSADYSCYIDGRLVTNAQCQLNFEDSGIYFDIDDSTACKNSNNFELFAVKKDQVTQQCVPLFANKTKPISMVFNYITPDAAGINEAAKLTINSLNTPNASKVIDGGSSEVLQVHFDANGKALLNVNYPEAGKVELAAILTETISSTDGSTSETLILEHSDQFVAKADGFHFFNDSGRDGCTGASCELFAKAGADFKMNVKAVCGVDDGTAYKDRVPLKNFQLTDLKIKPVLQAPLVSNGDIKDGSLGGLGLTSLSFTKANSAPLRLTDQTYFEVGAMSVALDGELNYLGASIPETHSSSEIFGRFSPYYLTVTANTSHPAAQCGSFTYMDQPFGFSTGEEPTLSIIGKSKSGAITNNYQVGDWWRYHGKQWLERSYSDTSGATSADGAALLIVDESPISGTVEYYLVNGTNSVQRAYLSGAQLHYGRTASLATPFNGQFDLELSKADVTDKDGICYQDSADAACIGFTFDDIAKGDVFALRYGRFVMQNAYGPSSEELRLEVGTQYVGASGEWLTNSEDNCSVFDTTSATESADAGLYLKPEPGLEAVQGFTQPVEGGQFGYIGLGKSLIYFPAPNTGGEVILQQHVSKWLKFYWNYNAVGDLQDPRGTAHFGTYRGHDRIISWREVY; this is encoded by the coding sequence ATGCGTTACTATTTACTATTGTTATTGATACTTACCGATAAAGTGATTGCGTTTGAACTTGTTAATGATGTAACGTATTTTCCATCTGTAGTCCAAGGGCATCATGGCAATAGTAAGTATTCATGCGATGGTATTGATTCATTTCAATTTGAACAAAATGGTTCTTCAAAGATTTACGGAACTTTGGATAAAGATCTAATGTTTTGCAGTAACAATATAGGCCACGGATTGCCAAGTAATGGCTGTGATACCTCTTTAGAAGGTTATAGAACCTGTTCTGTAACTGGAGTTGATATTAAAGGTATCGATTTAACTGGTGAAAATGAATTTAAATACAGTTCGGTAAGTGATGGTCAAATTCACTCATGTTCGAGTGGGCAAAATGTTATCTTAGGTTTAAATGAACAGACCGAGTTTAGTAGAGTTACACTTTATAGTCCATGTGTAGTTACTTTTTCATCAAATCATAGCGAGTATAGAGTCAAAGATGTTGAAATGGGTGGCGGGGCGAAAATTGTTTTGTCTTCTGGAGACTACTATTTTGAGAGTCTTACTTTAAATAGAGGAGCTAATATTGTAGCTCTTGGTGATGTGCGTATTTTTGTTAAGTCTAAAGTAAATATTACAGATGCTAAAGTCAATGAATCTGAAATCGATAATTTTATATTGCTCGGATATGATGATATTAATGTTAATGGTGATTCTTACGTAAAGGGTAAGCTTTATAGTGATAAACATGTTTACCTCAATGGTTCAAGCTTCATAGAAGGACGTGTAACTAGTCGTTACTTAAGAATGAATGGTAATAGTGTTATTAATCAAAAAAAACAAATACAAAAAAGTCACTTTAGAATCAGTTTTAATTCTGGAGCATTAAGCTGTACTTCGAAATTTATTTCTGTGCAGGCTTGTGCAAATGATAATTGTAGCTCACAGCTAACAGAATCAGCCTTTGTTACCCTGACGAAAAACGGTGCAAATTACAGCGAAGAGACGTTTACGGGTAGTACTAGTACTGAGGTTTGGCACCCACAAGGTGGCCTGGTTACCCTAGGCTTGGGGGTGACCGTACCTAGTGCAGACTACAGTTGTTATATCGATGGTAGACTCGTCACCAATGCTCAATGTCAGCTCAACTTTGAAGATAGCGGCATCTATTTTGATATTGATGATTCAACGGCTTGTAAAAACTCCAACAACTTTGAGTTATTTGCGGTTAAGAAAGATCAAGTTACCCAGCAATGTGTACCGTTATTTGCTAATAAAACTAAGCCTATTTCGATGGTGTTTAACTATATTACGCCAGATGCCGCGGGGATCAACGAGGCTGCCAAGTTAACCATCAATAGTCTCAATACACCTAATGCCAGTAAAGTGATCGATGGCGGCTCAAGTGAGGTGCTTCAAGTTCACTTCGATGCCAATGGTAAAGCGCTGCTCAATGTGAACTACCCTGAAGCGGGTAAGGTGGAGCTTGCGGCAATCTTGACTGAAACGATTAGCTCTACCGATGGTAGCACCAGTGAAACCTTGATACTCGAACATAGTGATCAATTTGTGGCTAAAGCCGATGGCTTCCATTTCTTTAATGATTCTGGGCGTGATGGCTGTACGGGGGCAAGTTGCGAGCTGTTTGCCAAGGCAGGCGCTGATTTTAAGATGAACGTAAAGGCGGTTTGTGGTGTCGATGACGGCACGGCTTATAAAGATCGAGTGCCACTTAAAAACTTCCAATTAACAGATTTAAAAATTAAACCTGTACTACAAGCGCCATTAGTCTCGAATGGAGATATTAAAGATGGCAGTCTTGGTGGGCTAGGGCTAACCAGTTTGAGCTTCACTAAGGCTAACAGTGCACCGCTAAGACTGACGGATCAGACATACTTTGAAGTGGGGGCTATGAGTGTTGCACTCGATGGTGAGCTGAATTACCTAGGAGCCTCGATCCCTGAAACCCACTCAAGTAGCGAGATCTTTGGGCGCTTTTCTCCATATTACTTAACCGTGACGGCTAACACTTCTCATCCTGCGGCGCAGTGTGGCAGCTTTACCTATATGGATCAGCCGTTCGGTTTCTCTACCGGTGAAGAACCAACCCTGTCTATCATAGGTAAGAGCAAGAGCGGGGCAATCACCAACAACTACCAAGTTGGTGATTGGTGGCGTTATCATGGCAAGCAGTGGCTAGAACGCAGCTATAGTGATACTTCTGGCGCAACCTCAGCGGATGGCGCAGCCTTGCTGATTGTGGATGAGTCCCCAATTTCCGGCACTGTGGAATACTATCTGGTTAATGGGACTAATAGTGTGCAACGGGCTTACCTAAGCGGTGCACAGCTGCATTACGGCCGCACTGCATCGCTGGCGACTCCCTTTAATGGTCAGTTTGACTTAGAACTATCAAAGGCTGATGTGACAGATAAGGATGGTATTTGTTATCAAGACAGCGCCGATGCAGCCTGTATTGGCTTTACCTTTGACGATATCGCTAAAGGCGATGTTTTTGCGCTGCGTTACGGGCGGTTTGTGATGCAAAATGCTTATGGCCCATCGTCGGAAGAGCTGCGTCTGGAGGTCGGAACCCAATATGTTGGGGCTAGCGGCGAGTGGCTCACCAATTCAGAAGATAACTGTTCTGTGTTCGATACTACCAGTGCGACAGAGTCTGCTGATGCAGGTTTATACCTTAAACCTGAGCCAGGTTTGGAAGCTGTACAGGGGTTCACTCAGCCAGTAGAGGGAGGTCAATTTGGTTACATCGGGCTAGGCAAGAGTTTAATCTATTTCCCTGCGCCTAATACGGGTGGTGAGGTAATCTTACAGCAACATGTGAGTAAATGGCTAAAGTTTTATTGGAATTATAATGCCGTTGGTGATTTACAAGATCCTCGTGGCACTGCTCATTTTGGCACTTATCGTGGCCATGACAGGATTATTTCTTGGCGAGAAGTTTATTAA
- a CDS encoding AAA family ATPase: MHFKKLEINHWQQFETVDLAIHDRLTIITGSNGCGKTTILNLFSKHSGWQNISLSTPKKDSSTGVVKYFSRLFKGNTSESNNTVGKIHYSNNVEALLLVKDSDVAQYHVQIQNQQPLKSFFIPSHRTIFRYQALNHIPTAKKNKQNAFDEVSNANKQRYNGSSSNQSASFLMKTTLIGWAINGYGVTNNNKTIMPQDNEQIKFYEGFQEVLRKILPKTLGFKEFEIRNMEIVFICNDGSDEFLLETASGGISALIDIAWQIYMYATKDNPDYTVIIDEVENHLHPIMQRRILPDLLQAFPTAKFIVSTHSPLVVGSVKNSNIYALTYNEENKVESKKLDFLNEAKSASEILDEVLGVSFTMPIWVEERLNQIIDEYSNKKLTERDFSLLRSQLAELGLEKMVPMAIQGIMEGQDD, from the coding sequence GTGCACTTTAAAAAATTGGAAATAAATCATTGGCAGCAATTTGAAACTGTCGACCTAGCAATACATGATCGATTAACGATTATTACAGGATCTAATGGTTGTGGTAAAACGACTATTTTGAATTTATTTTCAAAGCATTCAGGTTGGCAAAATATTTCGTTATCTACGCCAAAAAAAGATTCAAGTACAGGTGTTGTTAAATATTTTTCTAGATTGTTTAAGGGGAATACTAGTGAATCAAACAATACCGTCGGTAAAATACACTATTCAAATAATGTAGAAGCCCTTCTACTAGTAAAAGATTCTGATGTTGCTCAGTATCATGTACAAATTCAGAATCAACAGCCATTAAAAAGTTTCTTTATACCTTCTCATCGTACAATATTTAGGTACCAAGCTCTTAACCATATACCTACTGCTAAAAAAAATAAACAGAATGCATTTGATGAGGTTTCAAATGCAAACAAGCAAAGGTATAACGGTAGTTCAAGTAATCAGTCTGCTAGTTTTTTAATGAAAACTACGCTTATTGGTTGGGCTATAAATGGTTATGGAGTAACGAATAATAATAAAACAATAATGCCTCAGGACAATGAACAAATTAAATTTTATGAGGGATTTCAGGAAGTGCTTAGAAAAATACTTCCAAAAACCTTAGGTTTCAAAGAGTTTGAAATTAGAAATATGGAAATTGTTTTTATTTGTAATGATGGTTCTGATGAATTCCTATTAGAAACGGCTTCTGGCGGCATTAGTGCTCTTATCGATATTGCTTGGCAAATATATATGTATGCAACAAAAGATAATCCTGATTATACCGTTATAATTGATGAGGTTGAAAATCATCTTCACCCAATAATGCAGAGAAGGATATTACCAGATCTTTTACAAGCATTCCCCACTGCGAAGTTTATTGTATCAACACATAGCCCATTAGTTGTAGGCTCAGTAAAAAACTCAAATATATATGCTTTAACTTATAATGAAGAAAATAAAGTTGAGTCTAAAAAATTGGATTTTTTGAATGAAGCTAAAAGTGCTAGTGAAATTCTAGATGAGGTTTTAGGGGTCTCATTTACAATGCCTATATGGGTTGAAGAAAGGTTAAATCAAATAATTGATGAATACAGTAATAAAAAATTAACTGAAAGAGATTTCTCTTTGTTAAGGAGCCAGTTGGCAGAGTTAGGCTTAGAGAAAATGGTTCCTATGGCAATACAAGGAATCATGGAGGGACAAGATGATTAA
- a CDS encoding BRCT domain-containing protein has protein sequence MKAFEICFTGFNAVERNELETLGELVGLSVKKNVTNSLHILCVGDNAGPSKIDKSLEGGSVIIDKPQFVHFAYTGELPQTTVEQILTLVESRTPIKPKQQKTNDLLLNKDAQPYGHFNQAANIEKAISSLQGILLGITADSKLKPAEYAFLDLWLRTHWEVSDDPDIVDIIDVLNDVLEDGVIDEDEYEDLLSLINDVNDIRGFIEPNSHNQINQLLGMLQGVSAADDVNEKDIDALAVWLDENHQILNKWPASVVTSKLCDIFEDGIITEDEKKDLLLTVQKITGRRFCETGDVTDNTTECFDDITEIPHDNIGFCFTGKFKTGSRKTVESKAQSLGAITSKDVLLSTQFLVIGTLASRDWKYLSHGRKIEKAMLLKEKGHEIYVISEEQWLAAV, from the coding sequence ATGAAAGCTTTTGAGATTTGTTTTACTGGTTTTAATGCTGTTGAGCGAAACGAACTAGAAACATTAGGTGAATTAGTCGGTCTATCGGTCAAGAAAAACGTAACCAATAGCCTCCATATTTTATGTGTTGGTGACAACGCTGGCCCCAGCAAAATAGATAAATCCCTCGAGGGTGGCTCGGTCATTATCGACAAACCTCAATTTGTGCACTTTGCTTATACTGGTGAACTTCCACAAACTACAGTCGAACAAATACTAACTCTCGTTGAATCCAGAACTCCCATTAAACCTAAGCAACAAAAAACTAATGATCTCCTTTTAAACAAGGATGCCCAGCCATACGGCCACTTTAATCAAGCTGCTAATATCGAAAAAGCAATTTCTTCACTACAAGGCATTTTGTTAGGGATCACTGCCGATAGCAAACTTAAGCCTGCCGAGTATGCTTTCCTCGATTTGTGGTTACGAACTCATTGGGAAGTTTCAGATGATCCAGATATAGTTGATATTATCGATGTGCTAAATGATGTGTTAGAGGACGGCGTTATTGATGAAGATGAATATGAAGATTTGCTCTCTTTAATAAATGACGTAAATGATATTCGCGGATTCATTGAACCAAATAGTCATAACCAAATTAACCAATTACTTGGCATGCTTCAAGGCGTATCTGCAGCAGATGACGTCAACGAAAAAGATATTGATGCGCTAGCCGTTTGGCTAGATGAAAACCATCAAATCTTAAATAAGTGGCCTGCGAGTGTCGTTACATCGAAGCTTTGTGATATTTTTGAAGATGGCATTATCACCGAAGATGAAAAGAAAGACTTGTTGCTAACAGTGCAAAAAATCACGGGTCGTCGTTTCTGTGAAACTGGTGATGTAACAGACAATACTACCGAGTGCTTTGACGATATAACAGAAATTCCACACGATAATATTGGTTTTTGTTTCACTGGAAAGTTTAAAACTGGTAGCCGTAAAACAGTTGAATCTAAAGCTCAAAGCCTTGGAGCCATAACAAGTAAAGATGTCCTGCTCTCCACCCAGTTTTTAGTGATAGGAACCCTCGCGAGCCGCGATTGGAAATATCTAAGCCATGGCAGAAAAATAGAAAAGGCTATGTTACTTAAAGAAAAAGGACATGAGATTTATGTCATTTCTGAAGAACAGTGGTTAGCGGCTGTCTGA
- a CDS encoding helix-turn-helix transcriptional regulator, giving the protein MQTFSKVNNAKFRIPLSTIPTYDGGRTLVDRLVRLFGVKNRLELATLLGITSGTIATWQTRNSTPYELLIRIHLATGVPMEYLCFSSEDDIPDVMKFAKSKVPEYKDGSVTVAAENHLLPAVKIFAIENGVLAFESKFSVDNSFIKYFGISLENDFAVRDSGHIKFINSNEKVVTKGSYLFSVNNNYQIGELRQLPDGQTYFYDEGEKYQINEETTKIHGKVVSILESI; this is encoded by the coding sequence ATGCAAACATTTAGCAAGGTCAACAATGCGAAATTTCGAATTCCTTTGTCTACAATTCCGACTTATGACGGTGGCCGAACCCTTGTAGATCGATTGGTCAGACTTTTCGGGGTAAAAAACCGACTTGAATTGGCCACCCTACTAGGTATTACTTCTGGAACAATTGCGACATGGCAAACCCGTAACTCAACCCCATATGAGTTATTGATTCGCATACATTTAGCTACAGGCGTACCAATGGAATACTTATGCTTTAGCAGTGAAGATGATATTCCAGACGTTATGAAATTTGCGAAAAGCAAAGTGCCAGAATATAAAGATGGGTCAGTAACTGTTGCCGCCGAAAATCATTTACTTCCGGCAGTAAAAATATTCGCAATTGAAAATGGTGTTCTTGCATTTGAAAGTAAATTTTCAGTCGACAATTCATTTATAAAATACTTTGGTATCTCACTAGAGAACGATTTTGCTGTTCGTGATAGTGGCCACATTAAGTTCATTAACTCTAATGAGAAAGTAGTAACAAAAGGAAGCTATCTGTTCAGCGTTAATAATAACTACCAGATAGGTGAACTTCGCCAGCTGCCGGACGGCCAAACCTACTTCTATGATGAAGGTGAGAAATACCAGATCAACGAAGAAACGACCAAAATCCACGGCAAGGTGGTATCAATTTTAGAAAGCATTTAA
- a CDS encoding methyl-accepting chemotaxis protein: MKKSAESIQLLYDVNIKSINISSEVIELIGVARSSLLLSFQHDPANVFSSLHDHPISSHLDLISDSLNRIDDLVELLKNNNLSDVQSGMINDLMTNLHKLNESGFKLAVNEIIGGDYYAANELLIKYINMESEIVTGIAKSFHSSILKDSEYLYNMTEQRIWNSVYVVLFSFFIGIVLIYSLSRLITGRVNSALEGIYVVTNNVTKGDLTQRVILKGEDEFTEISNNINMVVESFQKIILDINRNAIHLNETAEESSLVTMTTKQNVITQQDQIQMLATAMHEFTCTVQEVANSTAQAADSSIIAGLSVTEGKVVVEDTISMICDLNIGITKTSELITELSIRIDKIGSVLEVIGSISEQTNLLALNAAIEAARAGEAGRGFAVVADEVRTLANRTQQSTEVIKAVVTELHDFSNDSVSNMTTSFNLAKETADKARMAGIALERISESVEQINAMNIQIASATEEQTVVTREIDINVNRINDISNETSVGAEKSSAITLELSGLIEVIKKNVEKFNC; encoded by the coding sequence ATGAAAAAATCAGCTGAAAGTATTCAGCTCCTGTATGATGTGAATATAAAAAGTATCAACATATCTAGTGAAGTCATAGAGTTAATTGGTGTTGCTAGAAGTTCATTGTTGTTATCATTTCAACATGATCCAGCAAATGTGTTCTCATCATTACATGACCACCCAATATCAAGCCATTTAGATTTAATTTCAGATTCTTTGAATCGAATCGATGATTTGGTTGAGCTCTTGAAAAATAACAACCTAAGTGATGTGCAGTCTGGAATGATTAATGATCTAATGACTAATCTTCATAAGTTGAATGAAAGTGGATTTAAACTAGCTGTGAATGAAATTATTGGAGGTGATTATTATGCTGCAAATGAGTTGTTAATCAAATATATTAATATGGAGTCTGAAATTGTTACGGGAATAGCAAAGTCATTCCACTCATCAATTTTAAAAGATTCAGAGTATTTGTACAATATGACTGAACAACGTATTTGGAATAGTGTCTATGTTGTTTTGTTCAGTTTTTTTATTGGGATTGTATTGATCTATAGCCTATCAAGATTAATTACTGGGCGAGTAAACAGTGCATTGGAAGGGATCTATGTAGTAACAAATAATGTTACTAAAGGAGATTTGACTCAAAGAGTGATACTTAAGGGAGAAGATGAGTTTACAGAGATTTCAAATAATATAAATATGGTAGTTGAATCTTTTCAAAAAATAATTTTGGACATCAATAGGAATGCTATTCATCTTAATGAAACCGCTGAAGAGAGTTCTTTAGTAACTATGACAACAAAACAAAATGTAATTACTCAGCAAGATCAAATTCAAATGCTTGCAACGGCTATGCATGAATTTACTTGTACAGTACAAGAGGTTGCTAATAGTACAGCTCAAGCTGCTGATTCTTCAATTATTGCTGGATTATCAGTGACTGAAGGAAAGGTTGTTGTTGAAGATACTATATCAATGATTTGTGATTTAAATATTGGAATTACAAAGACAAGTGAACTTATTACTGAACTTTCGATTAGAATAGATAAAATCGGGTCAGTATTAGAAGTTATTGGTAGTATTTCGGAACAAACAAATTTACTTGCTTTAAATGCAGCTATTGAAGCTGCAAGGGCGGGAGAAGCAGGTAGGGGCTTTGCTGTAGTGGCTGACGAGGTCAGGACATTAGCAAACCGAACTCAGCAATCCACAGAAGTAATTAAGGCCGTAGTAACAGAGTTGCATGACTTTAGTAACGATTCAGTTAGCAATATGACTACAAGTTTTAATCTAGCAAAAGAAACAGCAGATAAAGCAAGAATGGCTGGTATAGCATTGGAAAGAATTAGTGAAAGTGTAGAGCAAATTAATGCGATGAATATTCAGATTGCCTCTGCAACTGAGGAACAAACAGTTGTTACTCGTGAAATTGATATCAATGTAAATAGAATAAATGATATATCAAATGAAACTTCAGTAGGAGCAGAGAAAAGTAGTGCTATAACATTAGAACTGTCTGGGTTAATAGAAGTTATTAAAAAGAATGTTGAAAAGTTTAATTGCTGA
- a CDS encoding HNH endonuclease, with amino-acid sequence MIKLNRPVCPHPDALARGNYKHPANKEALKAANSDKCMYCESKISQISFAEIEHFKPKDNDKFPHLEFVWENLGYSCQKCNNQKSNKFHNDTPYIDPYHDEPANYFYAAGTWLFVKNGCERADLSIRDIGLNRPELLEKRLEKITEIQKAITACYRTGNVSLRDFALAELRREAETKKEYSFFVKALISAHAV; translated from the coding sequence ATGATTAAGCTAAATAGACCTGTGTGCCCGCACCCTGATGCATTAGCTAGAGGAAACTATAAACACCCGGCGAATAAAGAGGCACTTAAGGCTGCTAACTCTGATAAATGTATGTATTGTGAAAGCAAAATATCTCAAATTAGTTTTGCTGAAATTGAGCACTTCAAGCCAAAAGATAATGACAAATTCCCTCATTTAGAATTCGTCTGGGAAAATTTAGGCTACTCTTGCCAGAAATGTAATAACCAAAAGTCTAACAAATTTCATAATGATACCCCATACATAGATCCTTATCATGATGAACCTGCCAATTACTTTTATGCTGCAGGCACGTGGCTATTTGTTAAAAATGGTTGTGAAAGAGCAGATCTTTCAATACGTGATATTGGTTTAAACAGACCAGAGCTACTAGAGAAGCGTCTTGAAAAAATAACAGAAATACAAAAAGCAATCACAGCATGTTATCGTACAGGTAATGTTAGTTTAAGAGACTTTGCACTAGCAGAATTAAGGAGAGAAGCAGAAACAAAAAAAGAATATTCTTTTTTTGTTAAAGCATTAATCAGTGCACATGCGGTATAG
- a CDS encoding integrase, with protein MSMVIMAENITSHFMMNGGNILVKQILGHSDIKDTMRYAYFAPVRLDDAITKKPIAALLGKNEMIN; from the coding sequence ATGTCGATGGTAATAATGGCTGAAAACATTACCAGCCACTTTATGATGAACGGCGGCAATATTCTGGTAAAACAGATACTCGGCCACTCAGATATCAAAGACACCATGCGTTACGCCTACTTCGCTCCTGTTCGCCTGGACGACGCAATCACCAAAAAACCAATAGCAGCTCTATTGGGTAAGAATGAGATGATTAATTAG